The following are encoded in a window of Methanobrevibacter ruminantium M1 genomic DNA:
- a CDS encoding PhoU domain-containing protein yields MARSDKTLEDILNIIFYDKPSTQDEIAEKLKISRRYVTQLLKPLIEEDIVKRAYVIDLNKYDEIYGSSDPIFNLKQHSAFFLIENMLSSMSEHVKEQVQMSFDAILTNDKDLAEQALKLDFTTNNMYEKVRASVETVVDVDPHSKLSKILLFSEAAYNYERIGDYSGHIAKFVINEKTAVDDELLDILKKMHKYAQKSISYATDAFINGNIDSRGNLMDTEEKIHETQQKAMNLIANQMVETSFEDIEMSNYYIYISRVVKSFERMGDISVEIMDLAAEFHKDIPRPTTPRSFREKI; encoded by the coding sequence ATGGCGCGGAGCGATAAAACTTTGGAAGACATTTTGAATATTATTTTTTATGATAAACCGTCAACTCAAGATGAAATTGCCGAAAAATTAAAGATTAGTCGAAGATATGTTACTCAATTGCTTAAACCATTAATTGAAGAAGACATTGTCAAAAGGGCTTATGTCATCGACTTGAATAAATATGATGAAATTTATGGCTCTTCAGACCCTATCTTCAATCTCAAACAGCATTCCGCATTTTTTTTAATTGAAAACATGCTAAGCAGCATGAGCGAGCATGTTAAAGAACAGGTCCAAATGTCTTTCGATGCCATTTTAACTAATGATAAGGACTTGGCAGAACAAGCTTTAAAACTGGATTTTACCACAAATAATATGTATGAAAAAGTTCGCGCATCTGTTGAAACTGTCGTTGATGTTGATCCCCATTCCAAACTTTCCAAGATTTTATTGTTCAGCGAAGCGGCATACAATTATGAACGCATTGGAGATTATTCAGGCCATATTGCCAAATTTGTCATTAATGAGAAGACTGCCGTAGACGATGAACTTTTAGATATATTAAAAAAAATGCATAAATATGCACAAAAATCTATTTCATATGCAACTGATGCTTTTATTAATGGGAATATTGACTCACGTGGAAATTTGATGGATACAGAAGAAAAAATTCATGAAACTCAACAAAAAGCCATGAATCTCATTGCCAACCAAATGGTTGAAACTTCTTTTGAGGATATTGAAATGTCCAATTATTATATTTACATATCCCGTGTAGTGAAATCATTCGAAAGAATGGGCGATATCTCAGTGGAAATTATGGATTTGGCTGCTGAATTCCATAAGGATATTCCAAGGCCAACAACTCCACGTTCATTTAGAGAAAAAATTTAA
- a CDS encoding TetR/AcrR family transcriptional regulator, with translation MKSKDKIVKSLIELMETHEFEEITVKDISELAEVNRSTYYRNFKSKEDIIKYKLESIMDEYLKEFESKTDKTKETYIRTILETFLKHEEFLKIIHKQNQSYILQKVLANYFGDVLKDTSKKERYQVYYHIGGIYNFTICWIENDMKDRPEYLAKIGAEITSNIEPYLLK, from the coding sequence ATGAAAAGCAAGGATAAAATTGTTAAAAGTCTAATTGAACTAATGGAAACTCATGAATTTGAAGAAATAACTGTAAAAGATATATCCGAACTGGCTGAAGTCAACAGGTCAACATATTATCGCAATTTTAAATCAAAAGAAGACATCATAAAATACAAGTTAGAATCGATAATGGACGAATACCTGAAAGAATTTGAAAGTAAAACAGATAAAACAAAAGAGACTTATATCCGAACAATTCTTGAAACATTTCTCAAACATGAGGAATTTTTAAAAATCATACATAAGCAAAATCAAAGCTACATACTGCAAAAAGTACTCGCCAATTACTTTGGCGACGTATTGAAAGACACCTCTAAAAAGGAAAGATATCAAGTCTATTACCATATCGGAGGAATTTACAACTTTACAATATGCTGGATTGAAAATGACATGAAAGACCGACCGGAATATCTTGCAAAAATAGGTGCGGAGATAACATCAAATATTGAACCGTATTTGCTTAAATAA
- a CDS encoding DUF169 domain-containing protein produces the protein MNYQEISNIIKESLNLKTSPVSVKLFEKEKDAEEIFEKTNKTIHCQAIITASKGKSFYGTIDEIGCPIGAGILGLKELPEKILNGSQFDKMNVTSSQESGKALIDSVAKNNRIEAIAYMPLEDSKIEPDVVVVIAKPRQIFDLIRANTYQEGKRMDNSVGGTQSLCGDIVVNSIQTNEPHISFGCIGSHMATELSEDQVIIGIPISKLEEIANSLNIIN, from the coding sequence ATGAATTATCAAGAAATATCAAATATCATTAAAGAAAGCCTAAACCTTAAAACCAGCCCAGTTAGCGTGAAATTATTTGAAAAAGAAAAGGATGCAGAAGAAATTTTTGAAAAAACCAATAAAACAATACATTGTCAGGCAATAATAACAGCAAGTAAAGGAAAATCATTTTATGGAACCATAGATGAAATTGGATGTCCGATTGGAGCGGGAATTTTGGGTCTAAAGGAACTACCTGAAAAAATACTTAACGGATCACAATTCGATAAAATGAATGTAACCTCATCTCAGGAAAGCGGGAAAGCATTAATTGATTCAGTTGCTAAAAACAATAGAATAGAAGCCATTGCATACATGCCTTTGGAGGATTCAAAAATAGAACCTGACGTTGTTGTGGTAATTGCCAAACCAAGACAGATTTTCGATTTGATAAGAGCCAATACTTATCAGGAAGGAAAAAGAATGGACAACAGTGTGGGAGGAACACAATCACTATGCGGAGACATTGTAGTAAATTCAATTCAAACAAATGAACCCCATATCTCATTTGGCTGTATAGGCTCACACATGGCAACAGAACTCTCAGAAGACCAAGTAATAATCGGAATACCAATATCCAAACTTGAAGAAATAGCTAATTCTTTAAATATAATTAACTAA
- a CDS encoding aldo/keto reductase — translation MEYIKLGNSDLKVSRICMGCMGFGDPENGMHTWTLPEKESIEIITNGLHNGINFFDTAIGYQNGTSEQYVGKAIRENASREEVVVATKFLPRSQEDIGNNVSGRQHIHNMVEKSLINLGLDYIDLYIYHMWDYNTPLYDLLEGLNEVIEEGKVKYIGISNCFAWQLAKANALAEMEGFAKFVSIQGHYNLIFREEEREMIPLCHTDNIALTPYSALASGRLSRLPGEESKRLNEDYYAKLKYQNSEQQDLKIIERVNELAQNYGVSMTEVSLAWLLTKVTAPIVGATKMHHVEGAVSSVDLTLTEEDISYLEEPYIAHDLVGVMADNKVSASDNEKVWIKHTKNKI, via the coding sequence ATGGAATATATTAAATTAGGAAACTCCGATTTAAAAGTCAGTAGAATATGCATGGGATGCATGGGGTTCGGAGATCCGGAAAATGGAATGCACACATGGACATTGCCTGAAAAGGAATCAATAGAAATAATTACAAATGGCCTACACAATGGAATTAACTTCTTTGATACTGCTATCGGTTATCAGAATGGAACTTCCGAGCAATATGTGGGAAAAGCAATCCGGGAAAACGCTTCTCGTGAGGAAGTTGTTGTTGCAACAAAGTTTCTGCCTAGATCACAGGAAGATATTGGAAATAATGTCTCTGGAAGACAGCATATCCACAATATGGTCGAAAAAAGCCTTATAAATCTTGGCTTGGATTACATTGACCTGTATATCTATCATATGTGGGACTACAACACTCCTTTATATGATCTTCTTGAAGGATTAAATGAGGTCATTGAAGAAGGTAAAGTTAAATATATTGGAATATCAAACTGTTTTGCCTGGCAACTTGCAAAGGCCAATGCACTTGCAGAAATGGAGGGTTTTGCTAAATTCGTATCAATTCAAGGCCATTACAATTTAATTTTCAGGGAAGAGGAACGTGAAATGATTCCATTATGCCACACAGACAATATTGCATTAACACCATACAGCGCACTGGCTTCAGGAAGATTGTCAAGGCTCCCTGGTGAAGAATCTAAAAGATTAAATGAAGATTACTATGCCAAATTGAAATATCAAAATTCCGAACAGCAAGATTTAAAGATTATAGAAAGAGTCAATGAACTTGCTCAAAATTATGGTGTGTCAATGACAGAAGTGTCTCTGGCATGGCTACTTACAAAAGTTACAGCTCCTATTGTAGGGGCCACTAAAATGCATCATGTTGAAGGTGCAGTTAGTTCCGTTGATTTGACATTAACGGAGGAGGATATTAGTTATTTGGAGGAACCCTATATTGCTCATGATTTGGTAGGAGTAATGGCAGACAATAAGGTTTCAGCCAGTGATAACGAGAAAGTCTGGATTAAACACACTAAAAACAAGATTTAA
- a CDS encoding DUF3795 domain-containing protein, with protein MINKKFKRTDLLLSLCGLNCSLCPMFIEKRCTGCREGSACYLTCTIAPCSIEHGNIDYCFECEEYPCDKYDGIELYDSLITHRNQKKDLQKAKTIGIENYHKEQLEKKEIINHILNRYNIANRHIFFCLAVNLLEVDDLKQILKDCDESTKDMDLKERSDYIKHELYEFAKKRNIILKLNTGRY; from the coding sequence ATGATAAATAAAAAATTTAAACGGACTGATCTGCTGCTGTCATTGTGCGGACTTAACTGCAGTTTATGCCCAATGTTTATTGAAAAAAGATGCACAGGCTGTCGTGAAGGCAGTGCCTGTTATCTGACCTGCACAATAGCACCATGCAGCATTGAACATGGAAATATAGACTACTGCTTCGAATGTGAGGAATATCCCTGTGACAAATATGATGGAATTGAATTATACGATTCACTAATCACACACAGGAATCAGAAAAAGGATTTGCAAAAAGCAAAAACTATAGGAATCGAAAACTATCACAAAGAACAGCTTGAAAAAAAGGAAATCATAAACCATATTTTAAACAGGTATAATATTGCCAACAGACATATCTTCTTCTGCCTGGCGGTAAATCTGCTTGAAGTTGATGACTTAAAACAGATATTAAAAGACTGCGATGAATCAACAAAAGATATGGATTTAAAGGAAAGATCAGATTATATAAAACATGAATTATATGAATTCGCCAAAAAAAGAAATATCATACTCAAATTAAATACAGGAAGATATTGA
- a CDS encoding DNA/RNA nuclease SfsA produces MKFKFNTPLTEGKIIKRNSQFTLDVEINDNIEKVHCPTTGRIGNIDLKNVAGLLSKSDNPKRKTKYTLEAISISNLNRKDKKWIGINQIASNKYIELFLKNHLLDGMLPEYSEIKREVSLGKSKLDFLVGSTYLEVKTPLQTLQIEYDTDIKTKKVSSFSSTDRFIKHINELADSLESNEKAILLNTFQYDNPGYEILNPSTNYIEVSENVDRCIEKGLEIWQVNMKIDHEGVELLKYWNTTSNFRKIK; encoded by the coding sequence ATGAAATTTAAATTCAATACACCATTAACTGAAGGAAAGATAATCAAAAGAAACAGCCAGTTCACCTTGGATGTTGAAATCAACGACAACATTGAAAAAGTGCACTGTCCCACAACCGGACGGATTGGAAATATTGATTTAAAAAATGTTGCAGGATTACTTTCCAAAAGCGACAATCCCAAAAGAAAAACAAAATATACCTTAGAGGCAATATCCATCAGCAATCTCAACAGAAAAGATAAAAAATGGATAGGAATAAATCAAATAGCTTCAAACAAATATATTGAGCTGTTTTTAAAAAATCATCTTCTCGACGGGATGCTTCCGGAATATAGTGAGATTAAAAGGGAAGTTAGTCTTGGAAAATCCAAATTGGACTTTTTAGTTGGAAGCACATATCTTGAAGTTAAGACTCCACTTCAAACATTACAAATAGAATACGATACAGATATTAAAACAAAAAAAGTTTCATCATTCTCATCAACTGACAGATTCATAAAGCATATCAATGAACTTGCAGACAGTCTTGAAAGTAATGAAAAGGCAATACTTCTAAATACATTTCAATATGACAATCCAGGATATGAAATCTTAAATCCAAGTACAAATTATATTGAAGTCAGCGAAAATGTGGACAGATGCATTGAAAAAGGATTGGAGATATGGCAGGTAAATATGAAAATAGACCATGAAGGTGTGGAATTACTCAAATACTGGAATACAACATCAAACTTTAGGAAGATAAAATGA
- a CDS encoding MutS-related protein — MEGSELQNIKGIGDKLSQKILLNLGGEEELNRVINELDLERLIQIEGISQRKAIEIMNQLLGNPAQKFLKSERAIQLYEEIIEKILKYSNTNYSKNRILLLAPIKDEFIIAERLSFVMSAKERVSKLPLDELNKLMRNLHEPKNAKANYDASKAILVESAEDSDYLMDLGLNKYYTILTASDSPFFKEEISGYELVYYIYSEGILDFGDMPNLIMISKEAEDYQLVPEIILDYFKENRELFENVCKIRKILGESTVLEDVGPVLEELDNYKTQEIDLDGIVQEEKTYIDEELKTRIHNVDLEGDEVLDLLNNALPPKIEKIFDEILSKSKENIKAKSGIDFDPFIKKYPIEIDDMEMERIKMEILSSSENNYFDMKITAAEHLALIKEQAEREVKETIEFDFEYALGSFAYHYKLNAPEFSNEYALEGALHLELCLKETEEDNENGEIQRIDYKLNEQENVALLTGANSGGKTTLLETISQIAILAQMGLPVPANMAKIKLLDEIYHFSKKRSLDAGAFESFLNVFMPIVTSDCEKLVLLDELEGITELEAAVKIISSFIEMIKDSNSFAIIVTHMANELMKYTDIRVDGIEATGLDENYNLIVDRTPKMNYLAKSTPELIIKRMYENSSPELKKVYGKILEKF, encoded by the coding sequence ATGGAAGGAAGCGAATTACAGAACATAAAAGGAATTGGAGATAAGCTGTCCCAAAAGATTTTGCTAAACCTTGGAGGAGAAGAGGAACTTAACCGGGTCATAAATGAGCTTGATCTTGAAAGACTTATCCAAATTGAAGGAATAAGCCAAAGAAAGGCGATTGAAATAATGAACCAATTATTGGGAAATCCTGCACAGAAGTTTTTAAAAAGCGAACGTGCAATTCAGCTATATGAAGAAATCATTGAAAAAATCCTCAAATATTCAAATACAAACTACTCTAAAAACAGAATCTTGCTTTTAGCTCCAATAAAGGATGAATTCATTATTGCCGAAAGGCTTTCATTTGTCATGAGCGCTAAGGAAAGAGTCAGCAAACTGCCTCTTGATGAGCTGAACAAGCTGATGAGAAATCTCCATGAGCCAAAGAATGCAAAGGCAAACTACGATGCCAGCAAGGCAATACTTGTTGAAAGCGCTGAGGATAGCGATTATCTAATGGACCTTGGACTGAACAAATACTATACAATCCTAACTGCCTCCGATTCACCATTCTTCAAGGAGGAAATCAGCGGATATGAGCTTGTCTATTACATCTACTCTGAAGGGATACTCGACTTTGGAGACATGCCTAACCTCATCATGATAAGCAAGGAAGCTGAAGACTACCAGCTTGTGCCTGAGATTATTTTAGATTACTTCAAGGAAAACAGGGAACTCTTTGAGAATGTTTGTAAAATCCGAAAGATCCTAGGTGAAAGCACTGTCTTGGAGGATGTTGGTCCGGTCTTAGAGGAACTTGACAATTACAAGACCCAAGAGATTGACTTGGATGGAATCGTTCAGGAAGAAAAGACCTATATTGATGAGGAACTTAAAACTAGGATACACAATGTTGACCTTGAAGGAGATGAAGTCCTTGACTTATTAAATAATGCCTTGCCCCCTAAGATAGAGAAAATATTTGACGAAATCTTGTCTAAATCAAAAGAGAACATAAAGGCAAAAAGTGGAATTGACTTTGATCCATTCATCAAAAAATATCCTATTGAAATTGATGATATGGAGATGGAGAGAATCAAGATGGAGATTCTCTCAAGCAGCGAGAACAACTATTTTGACATGAAAATCACTGCTGCCGAACATTTGGCTCTCATTAAGGAGCAGGCCGAAAGGGAGGTTAAGGAAACAATTGAATTTGACTTTGAATATGCCCTAGGAAGCTTTGCATACCATTATAAGCTTAATGCTCCTGAATTTTCAAACGAATATGCTCTTGAAGGAGCCCTTCATTTGGAATTATGCCTTAAGGAGACAGAGGAAGATAATGAGAATGGAGAGATTCAAAGGATAGATTATAAATTGAATGAGCAGGAGAATGTGGCGCTTTTAACTGGAGCAAACAGTGGTGGAAAGACAACACTTCTTGAGACAATCAGCCAGATAGCGATTCTTGCACAGATGGGCCTTCCAGTTCCGGCAAATATGGCTAAGATAAAATTATTGGATGAGATTTATCACTTCTCTAAAAAGAGATCATTGGATGCCGGAGCATTTGAATCATTCCTTAATGTGTTTATGCCAATTGTGACAAGCGACTGTGAAAAATTGGTTCTTCTTGATGAACTTGAGGGAATTACAGAATTGGAAGCCGCTGTAAAGATCATTTCAAGCTTTATTGAGATGATAAAGGACAGCAATTCCTTTGCAATCATTGTAACCCATATGGCTAATGAGCTTATGAAGTATACAGACATTAGGGTGGATGGTATTGAGGCAACTGGATTGGATGAGAATTATAATCTGATTGTGGATAGGACCCCTAAGATGAATTATTTGGCTAAGAGTACACCTGAGCTCATTATAAAAAGAATGTATGAGAACTCTAGTCCTGAACTGAAAAAGGTCTATGGTAAGATCTTGGAGAAATTCTGA
- a CDS encoding GNAT family N-acetyltransferase codes for MMIIREFTMDDLPEMISIWNEIVEEGNAFPQEEVLTLKTGLDFFNSQSHVGVAFDGEILGLYILHPNNVGRCSHIANASYVVSSKARGKYIGQKLVLDSIEKAKELDFLILQFNAVVEDNLSARQLYEKLGFKQLGVIPKGFRLDNDEFANICPYYIEL; via the coding sequence ATGATGATTATTAGAGAATTTACCATGGATGATTTGCCTGAAATGATTTCAATCTGGAATGAAATTGTCGAGGAGGGCAATGCGTTTCCACAAGAAGAAGTACTGACATTAAAGACAGGTTTGGATTTTTTCAACAGTCAAAGTCATGTTGGAGTTGCATTTGACGGTGAAATTCTCGGACTGTATATTCTCCATCCAAATAATGTGGGAAGATGCAGCCATATTGCCAATGCCAGCTATGTAGTATCCTCAAAAGCCAGAGGAAAATATATTGGTCAAAAACTGGTTTTGGATTCGATTGAAAAAGCAAAAGAACTTGATTTTCTAATTCTTCAGTTCAATGCTGTTGTTGAAGATAATTTATCTGCAAGACAATTGTATGAAAAGTTAGGATTCAAACAGCTTGGTGTCATTCCAAAAGGATTCAGGTTAGATAATGATGAATTCGCTAATATATGTCCATATTATATTGAATTATAA
- a CDS encoding flavodoxin family protein: MKIIVLKGSPNINGSSNLLADNFIKGAEEAGHVVGEIDAAHADIAPCSGCVSCGYEGPCIISDDMDIFREKILEADMLVFVTPLYYYGMSAQLKILIDRFCSANSSIQSSHFKSALITVAYNSSNWTFDALEAHYDTLVKYLNLDDQGRILGYGCGTPSMTKYSDYPKKAYEFGKSL; the protein is encoded by the coding sequence ATGAAAATTATAGTTTTGAAAGGAAGTCCAAATATTAATGGTTCTTCTAATCTTCTTGCAGATAACTTCATTAAAGGAGCAGAAGAAGCGGGCCATGTTGTTGGAGAAATTGATGCTGCTCATGCAGACATTGCACCATGTTCTGGTTGTGTTAGCTGTGGCTATGAAGGTCCATGCATAATTAGTGATGATATGGATATTTTTAGAGAAAAAATCCTTGAAGCGGATATGCTGGTGTTTGTAACTCCATTATACTATTATGGAATGTCAGCGCAGCTTAAAATTCTAATTGACAGATTCTGTTCAGCAAACAGTTCCATTCAGTCAAGTCATTTCAAATCTGCACTTATAACCGTTGCATATAATTCATCCAATTGGACATTTGATGCACTGGAAGCACATTATGATACTCTAGTTAAATATCTTAATTTAGATGATCAAGGCAGAATTTTAGGTTATGGTTGTGGCACTCCCTCAATGACAAAATACTCTGATTATCCTAAAAAGGCTTATGAATTTGGAAAAAGTTTATAA
- a CDS encoding DUF3100 domain-containing protein — MPNFFSGGDLISNNKPQETFRGKTDRAIKKRPPWKEYNLHIVCFVLVAISMAIGVKEIRITDTISVLLLPLIYALIMGLALFLAKPIKFIGKKQSKVAEGAMVLFIGVLIAKLAISSGQSIDIIFNVGPSLILQLLGDLGTLIALPVALILGFRREVIGMASSICREPNLGVIIDKYGFKSPETRGVLAIFVIGSIIGTPFISFLSSICISLIPYHPYAFAMASGIGSASMNAAALVPLVHMYPAMATQLEAFAGCSNILSFCLGIYMCIFISLPLAEKLYKWLSPIIGKGEGRTIDDEYAIEGVKDDKYATSEDLSSGKIERWVTFLVLFSIIGTVGNFIGYHTPLLDVFIGMLIISIITLIGMCLERIIPWDIPSIIYISLLGIFLAIPGVPTSDIIITYVSQIELTTICTAFLAYVGIAIGNDWEEFKKIGWKGIIIAIIVISGTYLGSASIANLVLFVTGMI; from the coding sequence ATGCCAAATTTCTTCTCAGGAGGAGATCTTATATCAAATAATAAACCGCAAGAAACGTTTAGGGGAAAAACTGACAGGGCTATTAAGAAACGACCCCCATGGAAGGAATACAACCTGCATATAGTTTGTTTTGTTCTGGTTGCCATTTCAATGGCCATTGGAGTTAAAGAGATTAGAATCACTGATACCATAAGTGTTTTATTATTGCCTTTAATATATGCCCTAATCATGGGTTTGGCTCTTTTTTTAGCAAAACCTATAAAATTTATAGGTAAAAAGCAATCAAAGGTAGCTGAAGGAGCAATGGTTTTATTTATAGGAGTTTTAATTGCTAAATTAGCTATTTCGAGCGGACAATCCATTGATATTATTTTTAATGTCGGCCCCTCCTTGATTTTACAACTTTTGGGGGATTTGGGCACTCTTATAGCATTGCCCGTTGCTTTGATTTTAGGATTTAGAAGAGAAGTAATCGGTATGGCAAGTTCCATTTGCCGCGAACCTAACTTGGGAGTCATTATCGACAAGTATGGTTTCAAATCCCCTGAGACAAGGGGAGTTTTAGCCATTTTTGTTATAGGATCCATTATCGGCACTCCTTTTATCAGCTTCCTATCAAGCATATGCATTTCGCTCATACCTTACCATCCATATGCCTTTGCAATGGCTTCAGGCATAGGAAGCGCAAGCATGAATGCTGCAGCATTGGTTCCATTGGTGCATATGTACCCTGCCATGGCTACCCAATTGGAGGCCTTTGCAGGATGCAGTAACATTCTTTCATTTTGTTTAGGCATTTACATGTGCATATTCATTTCCCTGCCTCTTGCAGAAAAATTGTATAAATGGTTATCTCCAATCATAGGTAAAGGTGAGGGGAGAACCATTGATGACGAATATGCTATTGAAGGAGTAAAAGATGATAAATATGCTACTTCTGAGGATTTGAGTTCTGGTAAGATTGAAAGATGGGTCACTTTCCTCGTACTTTTCTCAATCATCGGCACAGTTGGAAATTTCATAGGTTATCATACCCCTTTGCTTGATGTGTTCATCGGAATGCTAATCATTTCAATTATTACCCTTATCGGAATGTGCCTTGAGAGGATAATTCCATGGGATATCCCATCAATCATTTATATAAGTTTACTTGGTATTTTTTTAGCCATTCCTGGAGTTCCAACTTCAGACATTATAATAACTTATGTCTCTCAAATTGAGTTAACTACAATCTGCACTGCATTTTTAGCATATGTCGGTATTGCAATCGGTAACGATTGGGAGGAATTTAAAAAGATTGGTTGGAAAGGAATCATTATAGCAATAATCGTAATTTCCGGAACTTACCTCGGTTCTGCAAGTATTGCAAATCTGGTCTTATTTGTAACAGGCATGATTTAA
- a CDS encoding IS5-like element ISMru1 family transposase has translation MKHRLNLDNKDPNYILLKEIFKIMDSRKSKSILASYGFKNLNRTIFTFKIIFISMFFGIDIPFILNELKSKKELRKYFNISEVLTADQVYKIFSEINSEKLIKCLNRILNSRNMVKRRGKKTFIVDATPVDVDINFHRNKKTKEHLEKINLKWSYSSSKGYYIGFKATVVLDYDSMNPVCILVHSGAPNDAKLFEEILENLQKRRIIRKGDTLIFDKGYYSYKNYQIGISKYKIIPFIFPKEKFSRTRLDDILTYPLAVFNKTKRIMKEKRLYNSLKMELMKKIDSWEKFKPIRGKIEDFFKLLKQGLNMREIHKYTPKSVEKTVYLNVFLGALIISQGFYSKTAIQQLSEN, from the coding sequence ATGAAGCATAGATTAAATTTAGATAATAAAGACCCAAATTATATTTTGTTGAAAGAAATATTTAAAATTATGGATTCTAGAAAATCCAAAAGTATATTAGCATCCTATGGATTTAAAAACTTAAATAGAACAATATTTACTTTTAAAATTATATTTATAAGTATGTTCTTTGGAATTGACATTCCATTCATTTTAAACGAGCTTAAATCCAAAAAAGAACTTCGCAAATACTTTAATATTTCTGAAGTTTTGACTGCAGATCAAGTTTATAAAATTTTTTCAGAAATAAACTCTGAAAAACTTATAAAATGTTTAAACAGAATCTTAAACTCAAGGAATATGGTTAAAAGAAGAGGAAAAAAGACTTTTATTGTTGATGCGACCCCAGTGGACGTAGATATTAATTTCCACAGAAATAAAAAGACTAAAGAACATCTGGAAAAAATTAATCTCAAATGGAGTTATTCATCCTCTAAAGGTTATTATATTGGATTTAAAGCAACTGTTGTATTAGATTATGATTCTATGAATCCTGTTTGTATTTTAGTCCACTCTGGAGCTCCAAACGATGCAAAACTTTTCGAAGAAATTTTAGAAAACCTTCAAAAAAGACGAATAATCAGAAAAGGAGACACATTAATCTTTGATAAAGGATATTACAGCTATAAAAACTACCAAATCGGAATCAGCAAATACAAAATCATTCCTTTCATTTTTCCAAAAGAAAAATTCAGCAGAACCCGATTGGATGACATTTTAACTTATCCACTAGCCGTATTTAACAAAACAAAGAGAATAATGAAAGAAAAAAGATTATACAACAGTTTAAAAATGGAATTAATGAAAAAAATAGATTCATGGGAAAAATTTAAACCAATAAGGGGCAAAATAGAAGATTTTTTCAAATTATTAAAACAAGGCTTGAATATGAGAGAAATCCACAAATATACTCCAAAATCAGTAGAAAAAACCGTTTATCTAAATGTATTTTTAGGAGCACTGATTATATCACAAGGATTTTACTCAAAAACGGCCATACAACAATTATCTGAAAACTAA
- a CDS encoding C-GCAxxG-C-C family protein — MCSQAVLEVFCEEFGLSREQAFKISISFGGGMRKGEVCGACTGAIMALGLKYGDFERMAQIRRNKRSL, encoded by the coding sequence ATGTGTTCACAAGCTGTCTTAGAGGTATTTTGTGAAGAGTTTGGACTTTCAAGAGAACAGGCATTTAAAATCAGCATATCATTTGGAGGCGGTATGCGTAAAGGAGAAGTTTGTGGAGCTTGCACTGGTGCTATAATGGCATTAGGTTTGAAATATGGTGATTTCGAAAGGATGGCACAAATAAGGAGAAATAAAAGGTCATTATGA